A window of the Lysinibacillus irui genome harbors these coding sequences:
- a CDS encoding 2,3-butanediol dehydrogenase produces the protein MKAAKFYGIKDIRVEEAQLPALEPGMVKVKVAFAGICGSDLHEYVGGAYAFRTQPVLGHEFAGVVVEVAEGVTQTKVGDRVAVEPPIPCGKCDNCRRGYSNLCKRGQSYGYTISGGFAEYAVVQEGNIYQLPDGMSLELGALVEPTAVAVHAVRQSQLKLGDTAAIFGAGPIGLLVLQAVKAAGASEIFVVEVSDERRQKALDLGATYVINPIDTDAVAYIREKTNGGVDVAYDAAGVQATFTSGVSAVRPGGEFKIVSVWERPVEFNPNAVVSPEVTISGSFAYVNIFPEVIRLLARGVIDGQAVITSEIALEDIVEKGFEALTKDRSQCKILVNMSL, from the coding sequence ATGAAAGCAGCAAAATTTTACGGTATTAAAGATATTCGAGTAGAGGAGGCACAACTGCCAGCACTAGAGCCTGGGATGGTGAAAGTGAAAGTTGCGTTTGCCGGAATTTGTGGTAGTGATTTACATGAATATGTAGGCGGGGCCTATGCATTCCGTACACAACCAGTATTAGGGCATGAATTTGCCGGAGTTGTTGTAGAAGTAGCAGAAGGAGTTACACAAACAAAAGTAGGGGATCGCGTAGCAGTGGAGCCGCCAATACCATGTGGCAAATGTGATAACTGTAGACGTGGCTATTCAAACTTATGTAAACGTGGACAATCTTATGGTTATACCATTTCAGGTGGATTCGCTGAATATGCGGTTGTGCAAGAGGGAAATATTTACCAGCTTCCTGATGGTATGAGTTTAGAGCTAGGTGCTCTGGTAGAACCGACAGCGGTAGCTGTGCATGCTGTTCGACAAAGTCAATTAAAGCTTGGCGATACTGCCGCTATTTTTGGCGCAGGTCCCATTGGCTTATTAGTCTTGCAGGCTGTGAAAGCGGCTGGAGCAAGTGAAATCTTTGTAGTGGAGGTTTCCGATGAACGTCGCCAAAAAGCGCTTGATTTGGGTGCAACCTATGTTATCAATCCAATCGACACAGATGCCGTAGCCTATATTCGCGAAAAAACAAATGGTGGAGTAGATGTTGCCTATGATGCAGCAGGTGTTCAAGCAACGTTTACAAGTGGCGTAAGTGCTGTTCGCCCTGGCGGCGAATTTAAAATTGTCAGTGTCTGGGAAAGACCAGTTGAATTTAATCCAAATGCGGTAGTTTCACCAGAGGTAACAATTAGCGGTTCATTTGCCTATGTTAACATTTTCCCTGAAGTCATTCGATTACTAGCACGAGGTGTCATTGATGGACAAGCCGTGATTACAAGTGAAATTGCTTTAGAGGATATTGTGGAAAAAGGCTTTGAGGCTTTAACAAAAGATCGTAGTCAGTGTAAAATTTTGGTGAATATGAGTTTGTAA
- a CDS encoding response regulator transcription factor gives MKKILLIEDEVSIAELQRDYLEINGFVVNIQHQGDDGLKQALEGDYDLIILDIMLPGMNGFEICKQIRAVNNIPILFVSAKKEDIDKIRGLGLGADDYITKPFSPSELVARVKAHLSRYERLATNQQTNHLMSIHGITIDTSARKVFVNGDEIAFTTKEFDLLVFFAKHPNQVLSKEQLYERNWGYESAADVSTVTVHIRKLREKIERDPAQPKFLETVWGAGYRFNV, from the coding sequence ATGAAAAAAATACTGCTAATTGAAGATGAAGTGAGCATAGCAGAGCTCCAACGAGATTATTTGGAAATTAATGGGTTTGTAGTGAATATTCAGCATCAAGGAGATGATGGACTGAAACAGGCACTTGAAGGTGATTATGATTTAATCATTTTGGATATTATGCTGCCTGGGATGAATGGCTTCGAAATTTGTAAACAGATTCGTGCAGTGAACAATATTCCAATACTGTTTGTGTCGGCTAAAAAAGAAGATATTGATAAAATTCGAGGTCTTGGACTAGGAGCAGATGATTATATTACAAAGCCCTTTAGTCCAAGTGAGCTAGTGGCAAGGGTCAAGGCTCATTTATCGAGATATGAGCGTCTTGCAACAAATCAGCAAACCAACCATTTGATGTCCATCCATGGCATTACTATTGATACATCAGCCAGAAAGGTTTTTGTGAATGGAGATGAAATTGCCTTTACGACAAAGGAATTTGATTTGTTGGTATTTTTTGCGAAACACCCCAATCAGGTATTAAGTAAAGAACAATTATATGAGCGTAACTGGGGTTATGAATCAGCTGCGGATGTTTCGACTGTTACTGTCCATATTCGAAAGCTACGTGAAAAAATTGAACGTGATCCCGCACAGCCCAAATTTTTAGAAACCGTTTGGGGAGCAGGCTATCGCTTCAATGTATAA
- a CDS encoding Ig-like domain-containing protein, whose translation MKLRKRMVPAALALSVLSAGLVTFNEPLNAEAASKKVVTAAENEQVAKITNIKPLNTMTLQITFNQPLAAADVDLNNLDAIKQHFTFNGDLEIVNVPRLMTGSKSTYIVPTTFQEDDFIYTLSYKEQRNKVFEGTDEKVFVRNVEQVTNDTFTLESFQEDGVVDYANIIEAYRAGRGDLAFSLDRHNRDASGKRFDVISSLRDRYVTVKTSEGEEFVANYVPFTQAADGRQAPQFRLPAGQILKPGVTYRVYSQWAEMDVKSFVAQEIAPFTLQSAKAIDEKSFELQLTNDPQSDLLAGRSVELRGNDGSTLQAQYRYSSRKGAVGIFDVANGGTLKANVSYTVMPLNNWATATNVVLQGK comes from the coding sequence ATGAAATTAAGAAAACGTATGGTTCCAGCAGCATTAGCATTATCCGTTTTATCAGCAGGTCTTGTTACATTTAACGAGCCTTTGAATGCAGAGGCAGCAAGTAAGAAAGTGGTAACAGCTGCCGAAAATGAGCAAGTAGCAAAGATTACAAATATTAAGCCATTAAATACAATGACACTTCAAATTACATTTAACCAGCCGTTAGCAGCAGCTGATGTAGATCTGAATAATCTAGATGCAATTAAACAGCATTTTACGTTTAATGGAGATTTAGAGATTGTCAATGTGCCACGCTTAATGACAGGATCTAAGAGTACATATATTGTACCGACGACATTCCAAGAAGATGACTTCATCTATACATTGAGCTATAAAGAACAGCGGAATAAAGTTTTTGAAGGAACAGATGAAAAAGTATTTGTGCGCAATGTGGAGCAAGTAACAAACGATACATTTACATTGGAATCATTCCAAGAGGATGGCGTTGTGGACTATGCCAATATTATTGAAGCATATCGCGCTGGTCGTGGAGATTTAGCATTTAGCTTAGATCGTCATAATCGAGATGCGAGTGGCAAACGTTTTGATGTTATATCTTCATTACGTGACCGCTATGTGACAGTGAAAACAAGTGAAGGAGAAGAGTTTGTAGCAAACTATGTACCATTCACGCAAGCAGCAGATGGCAGACAAGCTCCTCAATTTAGATTACCGGCTGGACAAATATTAAAACCAGGTGTCACATATCGCGTGTACTCACAATGGGCGGAAATGGATGTAAAGAGCTTTGTAGCACAAGAAATCGCACCATTTACACTACAATCAGCAAAAGCTATTGATGAAAAATCATTCGAATTACAATTAACAAATGATCCTCAATCTGATTTACTAGCAGGAAGAAGTGTTGAGCTACGTGGAAATGATGGTAGCACATTACAAGCACAGTATCGCTATTCATCACGTAAAGGTGCTGTAGGTATCTTTGATGTTGCGAACGGTGGCACGTTAAAAGCGAATGTAAGTTATACAGTTATGCCATTAAACAACTGGGCCACAGCAACAAATGTAGTTCTACAAGGAAAATAA
- a CDS encoding sensor histidine kinase, with product MSIKTRFLLSYIGVIFIAIALLLAAVFLFSFAITGDVKAIEHFYKKSYVQKPLTTVEENAFLDLKLLAKTDPKQLLDVKQLEKINAPAIEIVVRKDHQIVYSTQKNHKQLLLKSLPGFEATNINSRDTIMINQAFYTYVKFDFYFPDETEGSIFVLREVSSRAEVTRELLPILLGILFVLFMMIIGILNYLVSRSIINPISALKEGAERIKSGDLDFEITSRSNDEIGQLNRSFEEMRIKLKESIQLQLQYEENRKELLSNISHDLKTPMTSIIGYVEGIKDGVANTEEKMDKYLTTIYTKAKDMDVLIDELFLFSKLDLKKIPFQMENVNLQQYMHDYVEDASFDFIDRDIHLQYISADSPLFVMADRDKLRRVLSNLLSNSEKYMDKPYKQIIISLHERVDDAIIQVTDNGTGIDPVALPHIFDRFYRAELSRNSQTGGSGLGLAIAKQIVLEMGGDIWANSELTKGTSIFISLKKAEEKVKEHEKNTAN from the coding sequence ATGTCAATTAAAACGAGGTTTTTACTATCTTATATTGGTGTTATTTTTATTGCCATCGCTCTATTACTAGCAGCAGTTTTTCTTTTTTCCTTTGCTATTACAGGTGATGTTAAAGCGATTGAGCATTTTTATAAAAAATCCTATGTCCAAAAACCTTTGACAACGGTAGAGGAAAATGCTTTTTTGGATTTAAAATTACTAGCTAAAACTGATCCCAAGCAGCTTTTAGATGTCAAGCAGCTAGAAAAAATAAATGCCCCTGCGATTGAGATTGTTGTACGAAAAGATCACCAAATTGTCTATTCTACGCAGAAAAACCATAAGCAATTGTTGCTGAAAAGTTTACCTGGTTTTGAGGCAACGAATATAAATTCTCGTGACACCATCATGATTAATCAAGCATTTTATACGTATGTAAAATTCGATTTTTATTTTCCGGATGAAACAGAGGGAAGTATTTTCGTTTTACGAGAGGTTAGTTCCCGTGCAGAAGTAACACGAGAGCTATTACCTATTCTTTTAGGTATTTTATTTGTCTTATTTATGATGATTATTGGCATATTAAATTATTTAGTTTCGAGAAGTATTATTAATCCAATTTCTGCTTTAAAGGAAGGGGCAGAACGCATAAAATCGGGTGATTTGGATTTTGAAATTACGTCCCGTTCGAATGATGAAATAGGACAGCTTAATCGATCGTTTGAAGAAATGAGGATTAAGCTGAAAGAATCGATCCAGCTGCAGCTTCAATATGAGGAAAATCGAAAAGAATTACTATCAAATATCTCACATGATTTAAAAACGCCAATGACCTCGATTATTGGCTATGTAGAGGGCATCAAAGATGGTGTGGCGAATACAGAGGAGAAGATGGATAAATATTTAACAACTATCTATACGAAAGCAAAGGATATGGATGTATTAATTGATGAGCTGTTCTTATTTTCAAAGTTGGACTTAAAAAAGATTCCATTCCAAATGGAAAACGTCAATTTACAGCAATATATGCATGATTATGTAGAGGATGCGAGCTTTGATTTTATTGATCGAGACATTCACTTACAATATATATCAGCGGACTCACCACTTTTTGTTATGGCTGATCGTGATAAATTAAGAAGGGTCCTGTCAAACTTATTAAGCAATAGTGAAAAATATATGGATAAACCATATAAGCAAATTATTATTTCCTTACATGAGCGAGTAGATGACGCGATTATTCAAGTAACAGATAATGGTACGGGTATTGATCCTGTCGCATTACCTCACATTTTTGATCGCTTTTACCGTGCAGAGCTCTCACGTAATTCGCAAACAGGTGGGAGTGGCTTAGGCTTAGCCATTGCGAAACAAATTGTGCTTGAAATGGGCGGCGACATTTGGGCGAACAGTGAGCTAACAAAGGGGACGAGCATTTTCATTTCATTGAAAAAGGCGGAGGAGAAGGTGAAAGAACATGAAAAAAATACTGCTAATTGA
- a CDS encoding PepSY-associated TM helix domain-containing protein, producing the protein MKNLLYSRFWRLHFFAALFITPLLLSLTLSGIGYLFFTDVENKLYDDYFFGESHKEEVLTIDEAVEKAEAAFAGYSTTKVIMLEEPYNTRLTLSNGKEEKYVFLDDHNQMVGSQDANYTFSNIMRNTHSSLFIGGTFVNYLVELAACWTIFLLLSGLYMTFKGNALKKHKSENKRQKSKRYHALVGTIITIPMVMFISTGLLWSAFQGSILSNIASESPTFGYPILQQKPPTSDVSEIPWATRQLEAPSSEGEHAQHHGGGAVRYTNDNQISIANLEKEIDAMNITKPYSIIYPSNSEGVYTVAKASNSGVTGLDVKPTEEATMYFDQYSGKFIDQVNYKDYGMLAKFFSWGIPLHEGHLFGWPNKLLNLVICLAFLAVIVWGIRMWILRRKKGELSAPPQISHKISLPFVIFLIILGVLMPLFGASLIAVVLIELIIIGWQTKKKLRAEETK; encoded by the coding sequence ATGAAAAATTTGCTTTATTCAAGGTTTTGGCGGCTACATTTTTTCGCAGCACTTTTTATAACGCCATTATTGTTATCTCTTACTTTAAGTGGGATTGGCTATTTATTTTTTACAGATGTAGAGAACAAATTATATGATGATTACTTTTTTGGAGAAAGCCATAAAGAAGAGGTCTTAACGATTGATGAAGCCGTAGAAAAAGCGGAAGCGGCATTTGCGGGGTACTCCACAACTAAAGTCATTATGCTGGAAGAACCATATAATACCCGTTTAACATTATCAAATGGGAAAGAAGAAAAATATGTATTTTTAGATGATCACAATCAAATGGTAGGTAGTCAGGATGCCAACTATACATTCTCTAATATTATGAGAAATACGCATAGCTCCCTATTTATTGGCGGTACATTTGTCAATTATTTAGTAGAACTAGCAGCATGCTGGACTATCTTTTTATTACTGTCAGGTCTTTATATGACATTTAAAGGGAATGCTCTGAAAAAGCACAAGTCGGAAAATAAACGCCAAAAAAGTAAGAGATACCATGCGCTTGTTGGGACCATTATTACGATTCCAATGGTAATGTTCATTTCTACAGGGCTATTATGGTCTGCTTTTCAAGGGTCAATCCTTTCCAATATTGCTTCAGAGAGTCCAACGTTTGGTTACCCAATATTACAGCAAAAGCCACCAACATCGGATGTCTCGGAAATACCATGGGCGACTCGCCAATTAGAAGCACCATCGTCTGAAGGCGAACATGCACAGCATCATGGAGGCGGCGCTGTCCGTTATACAAACGACAACCAAATCTCGATTGCTAACCTTGAAAAAGAAATCGATGCAATGAATATCACTAAGCCTTATTCAATTATTTACCCTTCAAATAGTGAAGGCGTATATACAGTGGCAAAGGCTAGTAACTCTGGAGTAACGGGTCTAGATGTCAAACCTACAGAAGAAGCGACAATGTATTTTGATCAATATAGTGGCAAGTTTATCGATCAAGTCAACTATAAGGATTACGGTATGTTAGCCAAGTTCTTTTCATGGGGTATTCCTTTACATGAAGGCCACTTATTTGGCTGGCCTAATAAGCTGCTAAACTTAGTGATTTGTCTCGCCTTTTTAGCTGTCATTGTCTGGGGAATTCGCATGTGGATTTTACGTAGGAAAAAAGGCGAGCTGTCAGCACCACCTCAAATTTCTCATAAAATTTCATTGCCTTTTGTGATCTTCCTTATTATTTTAGGTGTATTAATGCCATTGTTTGGCGCTTCCTTGATCGCTGTAGTGTTGATTGAACTTATCATTATTGGCTGGCAAACAAAAAAGAAATTAAGAGCAGAAGAAACAAAATAA
- a CDS encoding CPBP family intramembrane glutamic endopeptidase, whose translation MIDTQGMDKKIAMLLQGMIFTGLTLVVLFVLKRENPDFLKNIGLKGVNSLSKLMFGIALPFILLVSGILTAYLFGGIENVRLNLTTNVIIAILINSLTAFMYEAFPEEVFIRGLIFEELHKKYRFIISLILQPLIFICVPIMVMAMASIFFSEPFTVTIDYFILLFIFGIALQLYRRYTGTLWMSILFHIVYLEVARYISMGGMYNPDVALLEFDETFGGFMTLYLSFLFIVILSVVVLSVLLLIDKRKNNYKNNILQ comes from the coding sequence TTGATAGATACACAAGGTATGGATAAAAAAATAGCCATGCTTTTACAAGGAATGATTTTTACTGGGTTAACGCTTGTTGTCCTTTTTGTACTTAAAAGAGAAAATCCAGATTTTTTAAAAAATATTGGATTGAAGGGTGTTAATTCATTATCTAAGTTGATGTTCGGTATTGCGTTGCCTTTTATTTTACTCGTATCAGGCATTTTAACAGCTTATTTATTTGGTGGCATAGAAAATGTCAGGTTGAACTTGACAACAAATGTCATTATCGCTATTTTAATCAATTCATTAACAGCATTTATGTATGAGGCATTTCCAGAAGAAGTTTTTATCCGGGGACTAATTTTTGAAGAGTTGCATAAGAAATATCGGTTTATCATCTCATTAATTTTGCAACCGTTAATTTTCATATGTGTGCCGATTATGGTGATGGCCATGGCATCCATATTCTTTAGTGAACCATTTACAGTAACTATAGACTACTTTATTTTACTCTTCATTTTTGGCATTGCTCTACAGCTATATAGAAGATATACAGGTACACTATGGATGAGTATTCTCTTTCATATTGTTTATCTTGAAGTGGCTAGATATATTTCCATGGGAGGCATGTATAACCCAGATGTCGCTCTTTTAGAGTTTGATGAGACATTTGGAGGATTTATGACGCTCTACTTGTCTTTTTTGTTTATAGTGATATTGAGTGTAGTCGTGCTGTCAGTTTTGTTGCTAATTGATAAAAGAAAAAATAATTATAAAAACAACATTTTACAATAA
- a CDS encoding TetR/AcrR family transcriptional regulator, which yields MNTCSKKEVREVDKKEVAQKEKNKEVKEQILQAAKSLFSSRGYDGTTVRQICDEANVSLALVSYHFGGKENVFNALFEPLRDTFMNAHYDVSDSLGALRSFCRNFVLYRIHEHELIDILQQEIVMNSPRLEMLKDVFLPSWEQLRTILQACQEQQTIHYESIDVALNFIMGTLMYSLNNPFLNRSSLQSTPEQIAELAVHFVFNGLHTKQ from the coding sequence TTGAACACTTGTTCAAAAAAAGAGGTGAGAGAAGTCGATAAGAAAGAAGTAGCACAAAAAGAGAAAAATAAAGAGGTAAAAGAACAAATTTTGCAGGCAGCGAAATCCTTGTTTTCATCAAGAGGCTATGATGGAACGACAGTGAGACAAATTTGTGATGAGGCAAATGTGTCGCTCGCGCTTGTTTCCTATCATTTTGGTGGGAAAGAAAATGTCTTCAATGCATTATTTGAACCGCTACGCGACACCTTTATGAATGCCCATTATGATGTTAGCGATTCACTAGGTGCGCTCAGAAGCTTTTGTCGTAATTTTGTCCTTTATCGTATTCATGAGCATGAATTAATTGATATTTTACAGCAAGAGATTGTCATGAATAGTCCAAGACTAGAGATGCTAAAGGATGTTTTTTTACCTTCCTGGGAGCAGCTTCGAACAATTTTACAAGCGTGTCAAGAGCAACAGACCATACACTATGAGTCCATTGATGTCGCGTTGAACTTTATTATGGGGACGTTAATGTATTCCTTGAATAACCCATTTTTAAATCGTTCTTCTTTACAATCAACACCCGAGCAAATTGCAGAGCTTGCAGTTCATTTCGTGTTCAATGGTCTTCACACAAAACAATAA
- a CDS encoding UDP-N-acetylmuramoyl-tripeptide--D-alanyl-D-alanine ligase: MQPISVQKLRNVLQGKLIHGSDQWSVQHAIYYNRHDLTKSHTLLFVSRSDQINWQEIDRKGPSLIISDKPSTELKNALDNTTVLQVKSVTQAYWTFIEYYRSLFDIPVVALTGTCGKTTTKEMLKHIASKHWQVQASVSSKNEPRQSLPYLTGIEEKTQAAIFELGLGNTGNIKHQCMIYQPTIGIITNIGVHHLDGCLNLEGYIKAKAEIVEGIKEDGTLIINADDDNIKTISLKRFKGKIIKFGLQDSADYKASKIQFANTGMKFVLEFAETTYNVFVPGYGEHQVYNALAAIAACHEMGLTIRQAISGLRNFKPMARHLEFTTGLGDSTIIDDTWTNNPTSVEAALKVLDTVGKEKKVILILGDIKRLGNFEEKYHREIGSMVAERKIDTLITIGKRAEKIADQAQKDGTNAEVHTFKEVAGVLELLKPKLDADTIVLIKGPMSSRSMIEFANTLKNSL, translated from the coding sequence TTGCAACCGATTAGTGTGCAAAAACTTAGGAATGTACTACAGGGAAAGCTCATTCATGGATCAGATCAATGGTCTGTTCAGCATGCAATCTACTATAATCGGCATGATTTAACGAAAAGTCATACGCTTCTGTTTGTAAGTCGAAGTGATCAAATTAACTGGCAAGAGATTGATCGAAAAGGTCCGTCCCTCATCATATCTGATAAGCCGTCTACTGAGTTAAAAAACGCCTTAGACAATACAACCGTTTTACAAGTCAAAAGCGTTACGCAGGCCTATTGGACTTTTATCGAATATTATCGGAGTCTGTTTGACATTCCGGTTGTTGCTTTGACAGGAACCTGTGGTAAAACAACAACAAAAGAGATGTTAAAGCATATCGCGAGTAAGCATTGGCAAGTGCAAGCATCCGTCAGCAGTAAAAATGAGCCGAGACAATCATTACCCTATTTGACGGGTATTGAAGAGAAAACACAAGCGGCTATATTTGAATTAGGCTTAGGCAACACAGGGAATATTAAACATCAGTGTATGATCTATCAGCCAACAATCGGTATTATTACGAATATTGGTGTACATCATTTAGACGGCTGTCTCAACCTTGAAGGTTATATTAAGGCCAAGGCTGAAATTGTAGAGGGAATTAAAGAAGATGGCACGTTAATCATCAATGCGGATGATGATAACATTAAAACAATATCTTTGAAACGATTTAAAGGGAAGATTATTAAATTTGGTTTACAGGATTCGGCGGATTACAAGGCTTCGAAAATACAATTTGCCAATACAGGTATGAAATTTGTACTTGAATTTGCAGAGACAACGTATAACGTATTTGTCCCTGGCTATGGGGAACACCAAGTTTACAATGCGTTAGCCGCAATTGCCGCCTGTCATGAAATGGGGCTGACCATTCGTCAGGCTATTTCAGGATTAAGGAATTTTAAACCAATGGCAAGACATTTAGAATTTACGACAGGACTAGGAGATAGTACGATTATCGATGATACATGGACCAATAATCCAACATCGGTAGAGGCAGCCTTAAAAGTATTAGATACAGTAGGAAAAGAGAAAAAGGTTATTCTTATTTTAGGTGATATTAAGAGATTGGGTAATTTTGAGGAAAAATATCATCGAGAAATTGGCTCGATGGTTGCTGAGAGAAAGATTGATACATTAATTACCATCGGCAAAAGGGCAGAGAAAATTGCCGACCAGGCTCAAAAAGATGGAACCAACGCAGAAGTTCATACGTTTAAAGAGGTAGCAGGCGTTTTAGAACTATTGAAACCAAAGCTTGATGCGGACACGATTGTCTTAATAAAAGGGCCGATGTCGAGTAGATCCATGATTGAATTTGCCAATACACTTAAAAACTCTTTATAG
- a CDS encoding ankyrin repeat domain-containing protein has product MIALSFLLQGCSSNDTEAIQLDRGGSEEVKTDLTGELLKAAEKGDIEVLRKVLEQKVDINAQDANKRTALMIATYNQDVEAAKLLIEAGADVNIQDSMQNTPFLYAGAEGYLDILKLTIQAGADPTILNGYGGTALIPAAEHGHVEVIEELLTNTDINVNHVNHLGWTALMEAIVLNNGNPTQQTVIQLLIEHGADVTIPDQNNVTPLQHAKQRGFQEIEQILIAAGAK; this is encoded by the coding sequence ATGATAGCATTATCATTTTTACTGCAAGGGTGTTCCTCCAATGATACAGAGGCTATCCAGCTTGATAGAGGGGGAAGTGAAGAGGTGAAAACAGATTTGACAGGCGAGCTTTTGAAAGCAGCAGAAAAAGGAGATATAGAGGTGCTTCGAAAGGTTCTGGAGCAAAAAGTAGATATCAATGCTCAGGATGCAAACAAGCGAACGGCCTTAATGATTGCTACATATAATCAGGATGTGGAGGCAGCCAAGCTATTAATTGAGGCGGGGGCAGATGTTAATATTCAAGATAGCATGCAAAACACACCGTTCCTCTATGCAGGAGCAGAAGGCTATCTCGATATTTTAAAGCTTACTATTCAGGCGGGAGCAGATCCTACGATTTTGAATGGATATGGCGGAACAGCATTAATTCCAGCAGCAGAGCATGGTCATGTGGAGGTCATCGAGGAGTTATTAACGAATACAGACATTAACGTCAATCATGTCAATCATTTAGGATGGACAGCCCTAATGGAGGCGATTGTCTTAAATAACGGCAATCCTACACAGCAGACCGTGATTCAATTATTAATTGAGCATGGTGCAGATGTGACTATACCCGATCAAAATAATGTTACACCATTGCAACACGCGAAACAGCGAGGCTTTCAAGAGATTGAACAAATCCTAATTGCCGCGGGAGCAAAATAA
- a CDS encoding VOC family protein translates to MIIGLHHVQITIPKGTEGQGREFYCHVLGLEEIEKPDSLKGRGGFWLQLGHQEVHVGTEEGFDRLTTKAHIAYQVEDINEWREKLAQHQIDIIESVPIPHYERFEFRDPFGNRVEMIQKIS, encoded by the coding sequence ATGATTATCGGTTTACATCATGTGCAAATTACGATTCCAAAGGGGACAGAGGGGCAGGGAAGAGAATTTTATTGTCATGTCTTAGGTCTTGAGGAAATTGAAAAACCTGATTCTCTCAAAGGGCGTGGGGGATTTTGGTTGCAGCTAGGGCATCAAGAGGTGCATGTAGGTACAGAGGAAGGCTTCGATCGTTTGACGACAAAGGCGCATATTGCTTATCAGGTAGAGGATATTAACGAGTGGCGGGAGAAACTAGCACAACATCAGATCGACATAATAGAGTCCGTGCCAATCCCTCATTATGAACGTTTTGAGTTCAGAGATCCTTTTGGCAATCGTGTTGAAATGATTCAGAAAATCTCGTAA
- a CDS encoding C40 family peptidase, translating into MNKRFLSTTLALTIGLSSFGMVQTAFQPIQVEAATTNTQNNAQAVAAKADQLIKTGKSLMGQATYSNTVYKPTYPYKFSCASFLMYIFEKNGVDLGTYNENYMIQQGTYVARNQLQKGDLVFFKSKKTGTDPDHVGMYIGDNKIIHMADPKQNIIISDLNSKPYYKENYVSARRVLPTLLSANPATKGDKIVEYALTYKNKVSISSTTNESSLRFTAPAFVDFIYRKSGVTLGSTSLSGLMSKGSTVARANLKKGDLVFFNSVKGSKNPSLVGIYAGDHRIIIPNSDGVMTRVLFVDYYAKHYITAKRVISTK; encoded by the coding sequence ATGAATAAACGATTTTTATCTACAACACTTGCCTTAACGATTGGATTGAGTTCATTCGGAATGGTGCAAACAGCATTCCAACCTATCCAAGTAGAGGCTGCTACAACAAATACACAGAACAACGCACAGGCTGTTGCTGCGAAAGCAGATCAATTAATTAAAACTGGTAAAAGCTTAATGGGGCAAGCAACATACAGCAATACGGTATACAAGCCTACATACCCATATAAATTTTCTTGTGCTTCATTTTTAATGTACATTTTCGAGAAAAATGGTGTAGATCTTGGTACGTACAATGAAAATTATATGATTCAGCAAGGGACATATGTAGCGAGAAACCAATTACAAAAAGGGGATTTAGTCTTCTTTAAAAGTAAAAAAACAGGGACAGATCCCGACCATGTCGGCATGTATATTGGCGACAATAAAATCATTCACATGGCTGATCCAAAACAAAATATCATCATCTCTGATTTAAATAGTAAGCCTTATTATAAAGAAAATTATGTATCTGCACGTAGAGTATTACCTACCCTACTATCAGCCAACCCTGCAACAAAAGGCGATAAAATTGTTGAGTATGCGCTGACTTATAAAAATAAAGTATCGATTAGCTCGACAACAAATGAGTCAAGTCTACGATTTACCGCTCCAGCTTTTGTCGATTTCATCTATCGTAAAAGTGGCGTTACACTCGGATCAACTTCTTTAAGTGGTTTAATGAGCAAAGGATCAACTGTAGCGCGTGCTAATTTGAAAAAGGGTGATTTAGTCTTCTTTAATAGTGTGAAAGGTTCAAAAAACCCTTCTCTTGTAGGGATTTATGCAGGCGATCACCGCATCATCATCCCTAATTCCGATGGTGTCATGACAAGAGTATTATTTGTTGATTATTATGCTAAACATTATATTACTGCGAAGCGCGTTATCTCTACTAAATAA